The sequence CCGTCATCATCTCGGCCAGCAGGCGGCCGGTGACGGGGCCGAGCGTCAGCCCGTGATGGTTGTGCCCGAACGCGAACCACAGGCCGCGATGCGCGGGCGCGGGGCCGATCACCGGGCGCATGTCGGGCGTGCACGGCCGGAAACCGAGCCACGGCTGCGGGTCGAGCCGCTCGCCGAAACCGAACACGGGCCGCGCGACGCGTTCCGCGCGTTCTAGCTGCACGCCGGTCGGCGGTACGCGGCGCCGCGCGATCTCGACGCCGGTGGTGAGCCGCAGCCCGCGCCGCATCGGCGCGATCACGTAACCGTATTCGCGATCGACGATCGGCGCCGACGGCACGCCGCGCGCGGACGGCGCGTAGTGCATGTGATAGCCGCGCTTCTCGCGCAGCGGAATCTTGTAGCCGAACTTGCCGAACACCGTGTCGGACCACGGGCCGAGCGCGACGACGACGGCCGGCGCGGCGGCCGGGCCGTCCTGCGTTGTGACCTGCCAGCCGGGCGACAGCGCGGTGAGGCTCGCGGCGTCGCCGGTCAGCAGCGTGCCGCCGCCCTGCACGAAGAGTTGTGCGTACGCTTTGACGAGCGCGGACGGATCGACGACGCTTTTCGGATCGAGCCAGTGCAGCGCGCCGCAGAAGCCCGGCGCGAGGCTCGGTTCGTGCGCGAGCAGCGCTGCGGCATCGAGCGGCGTGATGCCGAGCCCGTGGCGGCGCGCGGTGAGCCCGGCCTCGGCCACGCCGCGTTCGAAGGCGGCCGGCGTGCGGAACGCTTCGAGCCAGCCGCTTGCGCGGACGAGTTCGCCGGCGCCGGCCCGCGCGATCAGCGCGTCGTGCTCGACGAGGCAGCGCTCGATCAGCGGCAGCATGTCGCGCGACGCCGCCGCGTGACGCAGCGGCGCCGATTCCCACCAGAAACGCGCGAGCCACGGCGCGAACGCGGGCAGCGACGCGCTGTGCCAGTAGAGATCGGTCGAGCGGTTCAGCGCATAGCGCATCAGCGTGAACGGGCTGCGCGGGAACGGATACGGTTCGACCGACGAGCGCTCGATCAGCCCCGCGTTGCCGAAGCTCGTGCCTTCGCCGGGCGCGCCGCGATCGACGAGGGCGACCTTGCGGCCGCGGTCCTGCAGGTGCAGCGCGGCGGAGACGCCGACGATGCCTGCGCCGAGAACGATGACGTCGAAATCCATGGGTGATGAAAGACGGTTGGCGGTGCGCTTGCCCGCGATGCGGTGTGCGCGCCCAGGTTGGGGGGCGTTCGAACTGCAAGCATACTCGCGGCGGCGCGGGGCACCAAGGGGTGCGCGTCGCTAACGACGCATGTTCCGCCACGCGGCCGAGAACTTCCGCGCGGCGTCGAAGCAAACGGCCTCGCTCCCCGGCGCGCCGATCAACTGCACGCCGACCGGCAACTCACCCGGCAGGAAGCACGGCGCACTGACGACCGGCAAACCCGCGAACGAGATCGGCTGCGTGAGCAGGCCGAGCGTCTTCGCGGGTTCGAGCGCTTCGCCGTTGACGTCGACGGTCGCGTCGGCGAAGCGCGGCGCGGCATAGGGCGTCGCGGCCGCGATCAGCACGTCGTGGTGTGCGAACAGCGCTTCGAGGCGCGCGCGCCAGGCGGCTCGACAGGCGATCGCTTCCAGATGGATGGTCTCGGGCGTCGCGAGGCCAGCCGCAATGCGCGACCGCAGGCGCTCGGAGACGAGCGGGGCCGGCGCGTCGAGCAACCCGCGATGGGCGCGAGCCAGTTCCACGTTCGAGATCACGACCGCCGCGTCGCGCACCCGCGCGACTTCGTCACGGCCGACCGGTATCGAATCGCTGGCGCGCAGGCAAGCCGCCGCGCGCCGCACGGCGCGTTGCGCGTCCGCATCGGCATGCCGTTCGAAATCGCCGGCCAGCACGGCGACGCGCAGCGGCGCGCCCGGTGCGCCAATTCGTTGCGCATGCAACGTCACCGCATCGCTGAGCATCGCGTCGTACAACGCCGCAAGATCGTCGATATCGTTCGCGAACCCGCCGACGGTATCGAGCGAATCGGCATAAGGCAGGCAACCGTCCCGCGACAGCCGCCCGTCGCTCGGCCGAAAGCCCCATACGCCGCACAGCGCGGCCGGCGCGCGGATCGAGCCGTTGGTGTCGCTGCCGAGCGCGAGCGGCACATAACCGGCCGCGACCGCGGCGGCCGAGCCGCTCGACGAGCCACCGGTCATGCGCGTCGGGTCCGCAGGCAGGCGCACGGAACCGTAGTGCGGATTCACACCGGTGGCGCCGCACGCGAGTTCGTCCATGTGGGTCGCGCCGACCGGCACCGCGCCGGCCGCGCACAGCCGGGCGACCATCGCCGCATCGGCAGCGGCGGCCGGCAACGCGGCGCGCGCGGGCGATCCCGCGACCGTCGTGTAGCCGGCCACGTCGAAGTTCCACTTCACGAGAAACGGCACGCCGGCGAGCGGGCCCGGGTCGAGCCCGTCCCGTACGCACCGGTCGATTCGCCGCGCGTCGCGCAGCGCCCGTTCGTCGAACGTCTGCGCGCACGCGTGGATCGCGCCGTCGCGCGCGGCGATGTCGGCGAGCGCGGCCTGCACGAGCGACTCAGCGCCGATACGCCCCGCGCGAACCTCGGCTGCCAGCGCGAGCGCGCTGCGCATCGACGGCGCCGTGCTCATGCACGCCGCCTCATGACCGCCCCATCAACCGGCGCGGAATCGACAAGATCAGCGCCGCCGCTGCGAACAGCGTGAACGCGAGCAGCGCGACACCGAATTCCGTGCTGCCCGTCAAACCCTTCGCATAGCCCATCAGCGTCGGGCCGACGAATCCGGCGACGGCCGCGCCGATGTTGACGAGCCCCGCGCCGCCGGCGGCCGCCTCGCCGGCGAGGATCCGCGACGGCAAACTCCAGAACATCGCGAGCGTGCTCATGATGCCGGCCACGCCGACGGTCAGGCACGCGACCGCGAGCACGGGGTGCGTGTGCATCCCGAGACTCGCGAGCAGCGCGACGCCGCCGATCGCGACCGGCAGCGCCGTATGCCAGCGCCGCTCGCCGGTGCGCACCGAATGCTGCGCGTTCGCGACCATCGCGACCGAGGCGGCGAGATACGGGATCGCGCTGACGAGGCCGACCGCGAGATTGCTGAGATCGCCGAGTGACTTGATCATCGTCGGCATCCAGAACACGAGCCCGTAGTTGCCGACGTTATAGAGAAACGACGTCGCGAACAGGATCCACAGCGTCGGCTCGCGCAGCGCGGCGCCGAGTTGCGTGCGCTTGCCGGCCGCCTCCTGCGCCATTTCCGCGTGGACCGTCCGCTTCTCGGCGTCGGTCAGCCATGTCGCGTCGTCGATCCGTTCGGTCACGCGCACGAGCAGGACCAGCCCGAGCGCGACGGCCGGCAGCCCTTCGAGCAGGAACATCCATTGCCAGCCGCGCAGCCCGAGCCCGCCGTGCGTCGCGTCCATGATCCAGCCGGACAGCGGGCCGCCGACGATCACGCCGAGCGGCATTGCGAGAAACAGCAGCGCCATCACCTTCGACAGCCGATGCGACGGAAACCACACGCTGAAATACGCGATCACGGCCGGGAAGAAGCTGGCTTCGGTCACGCCGAGCAGGAAGCGCAGCGCGTAGAAGCTGACCGTGTCGCGGGTGGCGAGCGTGGCGATCGACACCACGCCCCAGGTCAGCATCGACCCGGCGAGGCAGCGCTTCACGCCGACGCGCTGCACGAGCCAGCCGGCCGGCACCTGCAGCAGCAGGTAGCCGACGAAGAACAGTCCCGCGCCGACGCCGTACGCCGCTTCCGACAGGTGGAGGTCCGTCACCATCTGCAGCTTCGCGAAACCGACGTTCACGCGGTCGAGATAGCCGAAGAAGTAGCACACGAGGATCAGCGGAATGATGCGCCGGCTCAACCGCGCATACAGCGCATCGACATCGGGTGTAGCGGCGCCCGCGCGCGCATCGGCGGCGGACGGCATGCCGCGCGGCGAGGCCGCGCCGTTCGAATGGGTCATGACGATTCCCGGCTGGAGAGGGGGCGGCGCAGCGCGCGCCCGGGACGCGCGCCGGTGTGGCGCCCGTTCGCGAGTACGGCCTGCCCGTTGACGAATACGTGCTCGATGCCGTCGGGGCGCAGCGTCGGGCTCGCGAAGGTCGCGCGGTCGATCACGCGTGCGGGATCGAACACGACGAGATCGGCGTAGTTGCCGACCGCGAGCCGGCCGCGCTCCGCGATCCCGAACTGCTCGGCGGTGAGGCCCGTCATCTTGCGCACGGCCGTCTCCAGCGGGAACAGGCCGCGCTCGCGCGAGAATTCGCCGAGCACGCGCGGGAAGGTGCCCCACAGCCGCGGATGCGGGCGCGTGTCGTTCGGCAGGCCGTCTGAGCCGACCATCGTCAGTTCGTGGCCCATGATGCGTTCGACATCCGCTTCGTCCATCACGAAGTAGATCGCGCCGGCCGGGCGCAGCGCGTCGATCGCCGCGTCGACGGAATCGCCGAACAGCGGCAGCAGGTCGTGGAAGTCGCGGCCCGCGAGCTCGGGATGCGGCTTCGACCACGCGAGGATCACACGCGACGACTGGCGGATGCGGTCCGCGCGCAGCATCGTCGACGTGGCCGGATACGGATGGCAGTCGACGCACAGCGCTTGCCGCGCCCGCTGCGCGTCGATGTGCGCGAGCGTCTCGATCGAGCGGCCGTGGTTGGCCTTGCCGGCCACCTTGTGATGCGACAGCACGACGCGCACGTCGAGCGCGCGGCCGATCGAGAATGCCTCGTCGAGCGACGCGATGATCGCGTCGGTCTCGTCGCGCAGGTGCGTCGCGAACACGCCGCCCGTGTCGCGCAGCGGCGCGCACACGTCGATCAGCTCGTCGGTGGTCGCGGCGGCGGCGGGCGGATAGAAGGTGCCCGACGATACGCCGAACGCGCCGGCCGCCATCGCTTCGCGCACGTCGGCCGCCATCTCCGCGATTTCCGCTGCGTCGGCCGCGCGTTCGAGATCGGCCATGTGTCGTACGCGCAGCGTCGAATGGCCGACGAGGGCCGCCGTGTTGACGGCGGCGGGCGTGGCATCGAGCGCGTCGAGATACGCGCGAAAGGACGGGAAGCGGAACGCCTGCCATGCGCCGAGCAGGTCGAGCGGCTGCGGCACGTCGCGTTCGGCGAGCAGCGGTGCGAGGCTGATCCCGCAGTTGCCCGCGATCACCGTGGTGACGCCTTGCGCGACCTTGGGTTCGACGTCGGGATCGGTCAGCACGAACGCGTCGTCGTGCGTGTGGCTGTCGATGAAGCCCGGCGCGACGACCAGGCCGCTCGCGTCGAGCGTGTGCGCGGCCGTCGCGCCGCTCAGGTCGCCGATCGCGGCGATGCGCGTGCCGGTCACGCCGAGATCGGCGTCGAAGCGCGCGGCGCCCGTGCCGTCGATCAGCTCGCCGCGCCGCAGGATCACATCGAAATGCATGGTGGCTCCTCCAGAATCCGTCCGGACCCGGAGCGTCGCCCGTTTCCGTCGTTCGTATCGGCCACCATCGTCCCCGGCCATTTTTCGGGCGTCCAATGCCGTTCGGCTCACGATTCATGCGAAACCGGCATCAATGCGGGTGGCGCCGCGCCCGCGGGCGGTTCGCGGGCGTCAGGCGAGCGACGCCTTCACCAGGGCCTGGAGGTCGCTCGCGAAGCTGGACATCGAGATGGTGCGGTGCCGCACGATGCCGACCGTGCGCTCGATCGTCGGGCTCGCGATCGGCACCGCGCGCACGGCGGGTGAACCGTACGCGCGCAGCGCGCTCTCTGGCAGGATCGCGCAGCCGACGCCGGCCGCCACGAGCGCCGCGACGCACGAGATGTGCTCGACCTCGTAGAACCAGCGGGTCCGCACGGCTTCCTGGCCCATCAGCATTTCGAGCAGCAGGCGGTTGCCGCTGTCGCGCCCGCCGATGATCAGCTTCGCGTGCCGCAATTCGCCGAGCGTGACGGCGTCGGCGCGCGCGAGCGGGTCGTCCTCGTGGGCCGCGAGCACGTAGCGGTCGGTGAAGAGCGGCTCGAACGCGAGATCGCCGTCGTCGCCCGGGTGCAGGCTCACGCCGAATTCGGCGATGCCCGCGCGCACCTGCGACAGCACGAAATCGTGATTGCCGTCGAGGATCTGCACGGCGACATGCGGATACCTGGCCGCGTACTGGCGCAGCACGTCGGGCAGCGCCCGCGCGACGACGGTGGGGATGCACGCGAGCCGCACCTTGCCGTAGCGCTTCTCGGCGATCTCCTGGATCGACGACAGCATCATCCCGAGCTGCGCGATCTGCTCGCGCGCCATCGGCAGGAACTGGCGGCCGACGCCCGTCAGCGTCACGCTGCGCGTGGTGCGATGGAACAATTCGACGCCGAGCGCCTGTTCAAGCTTCTGGATGCGGCGCGACAGCCCCGGCTGAGTCAAGTGCAGCTTCTCCGCGGCGCGATGGAACGTGCCGAGCTCCGCGACGGCGACGAACGCTTCGAGTTCCGAGTTTTCGACTTTCATGACGCTGGGCGCTCCGTGTCCGATGCGACGGCACGGAACGACGCGCCGCGATCAAGCGGTCATTGTCGTCGAAATCGCGGGGCGAGCCCGGCGGTGACGCCGACGATCGCGAATGCGGTGTTCAGGTTGACGGGGAAGCGGTTGAGGGAGACGTCGTTCGATTTGTCGGCGGTGGGGTAGCGCGGAGGCATCGCGGTTGTTCGCGCGACCGGACGCGAGAAGGCATTCGCGTCCGGTGCGTGAGCAGGTCGTGTGGCAACGATTATCGGCAGTCGAACATCAGATTGTGATGCCGTGATTCGTCAATCGACTGTGCAGTTCGTTGAGCCGACCGCGAGCGATATCGGCGAGTCGGTACCGGATGTGCTGCTCCGGATATCCGTTGTAAATGAGCGACATGACAAAATGCGGACCGATCGTGCTCGACACATCGAGACATCGGATAAATCTATTTTTTACATGTCAATAAAATAAAATTTAATTGTTGACCGTTCTTTATCGAGATTTGCGTAAAAAGCCGGTTTGTGACTATTCGAACTTATCCTAAATCTAAATCTGCTCGTGGGATTGTTAGCAAAGAATTGTCAGAAGGATTAGGATCTGAATTGTCGTGTCCGATTGTTGACGTGTGCGGAACAGACTGGTATTTCATTGGGGCAGAGTACGGACGGAATAGATGTATTCATTCCGAAAAGTTTTCGAATCGTCAAATCCAGAGGCTGGACGACGGAAATTGAACAAATGGATACCGCGAAAACATAGGGCAAAGCAGGGGATTAAATCGGGATAAGCAGCGGACGCGGCTCTTTGTAATTATGACAAAACACATACAAATCTTTCTTTGAATTACGATGCGGCGGAGACCAATCATTACGCCGCTAACAAGTGAAGAATCGAGAAACTTCGGCAGCGTTAATTTCGGCGTTGGCGAGTGTTTCCGCGTTAGCGCAAGGCGTTCCGCCGTCTGAAATTACGTCCGGCCCGCAAATCCAGCGTTTGCAACAGCAGCAACTTGAAGCCGCCAAGGAGCTGAATCCGCGCCCGAACGTACTGACGCCGACCGGGGAAGCATCGTCGAATGCCGGCCTCGCGAGCTTGCCACTCGACACCCCGTGTTTCCCGATCAAGGAAATCGCGCTGGAAGGCAATACGTTCGGCTGGCTCGCCCGTTTTCTTCGGCCGATCGCGGGGCAATGCGTCGGCAAGACCGCACTCAAGCAGATTCAGGACGCGGCCAATAACGCGCTGATCGAGCGCGGCTACGTGACGTCTCGCGTTCTTGTGCCGACTCAATCGTTGCAATCGGGAACGTTGACGTTGCGTGTCGTCCCGGGTCGCATCAGCGACGTGCGAGCGGACAAGTCCACCATCGGCTGGCTGCGCGCGGCGCTGCCGACTTCCGGCGGCGCGCTGTTGAACCAGCGCGACATCGATCAAGGGCTGGAGAACCTGCGCCGTCTTCAATCCCAGTCCGATACCACGTTCGACATCGCGCCCGGGCTCAACCCGGGGGACTCCGAACTCGTCCTGCATCCCGGCGCCGGCAAGCGCTGGCATGCCGTCATCGGTACGGACAACGCCGGCCTCGACTCGACGGGCAAGTACGAATTGTCCGGCTCGTTCACGTTCGATTCGCCGTTTCATCTCTACGACCAGCTGCAAATCGCCGGCACGACGAACGCGAACTTCGGCGCATCCGACAAGGGCAACCAGTCGGTGTCCGCCAACTACAGCGTGCCGCTCGGCTACGCGATGCTGACGCT comes from Burkholderia pyrrocinia and encodes:
- a CDS encoding ShlB/FhaC/HecB family hemolysin secretion/activation protein, with the translated sequence MKNRETSAALISALASVSALAQGVPPSEITSGPQIQRLQQQQLEAAKELNPRPNVLTPTGEASSNAGLASLPLDTPCFPIKEIALEGNTFGWLARFLRPIAGQCVGKTALKQIQDAANNALIERGYVTSRVLVPTQSLQSGTLTLRVVPGRISDVRADKSTIGWLRAALPTSGGALLNQRDIDQGLENLRRLQSQSDTTFDIAPGLNPGDSELVLHPGAGKRWHAVIGTDNAGLDSTGKYELSGSFTFDSPFHLYDQLQIAGTTNANFGASDKGNQSVSANYSVPLGYAMLTLNASRSRYKQTVAGFGEPIEYSGVQSQLQAGLSGVIHRNAHARTEIHGNLFHKISRNAIDGMDLPVQHRDIIGYEMGLAHRHTIGNVVLDGSFAWRASLPGLSSNAGTVLGASDFDGKTQVELASLSAQVPFKIGGQAFSYQFGWNMQNARTPLTPSDYFTIGTRYAVRGFDQQLTLAAESGWAISNELDWYVPTPVGTQALYAGVDAGRVRGPAAQYLIGETLVGAVVGVRGNLAPKNVLGAALNYDVSLGFPLSKPQSFNTSSPTLLFQVSTLF
- a CDS encoding LysR family transcriptional regulator, which gives rise to MKVENSELEAFVAVAELGTFHRAAEKLHLTQPGLSRRIQKLEQALGVELFHRTTRSVTLTGVGRQFLPMAREQIAQLGMMLSSIQEIAEKRYGKVRLACIPTVVARALPDVLRQYAARYPHVAVQILDGNHDFVLSQVRAGIAEFGVSLHPGDDGDLAFEPLFTDRYVLAAHEDDPLARADAVTLGELRHAKLIIGGRDSGNRLLLEMLMGQEAVRTRWFYEVEHISCVAALVAAGVGCAILPESALRAYGSPAVRAVPIASPTIERTVGIVRHRTISMSSFASDLQALVKASLA
- a CDS encoding NAD(P)/FAD-dependent oxidoreductase, with the translated sequence MDFDVIVLGAGIVGVSAALHLQDRGRKVALVDRGAPGEGTSFGNAGLIERSSVEPYPFPRSPFTLMRYALNRSTDLYWHSASLPAFAPWLARFWWESAPLRHAAASRDMLPLIERCLVEHDALIARAGAGELVRASGWLEAFRTPAAFERGVAEAGLTARRHGLGITPLDAAALLAHEPSLAPGFCGALHWLDPKSVVDPSALVKAYAQLFVQGGGTLLTGDAASLTALSPGWQVTTQDGPAAAPAVVVALGPWSDTVFGKFGYKIPLREKRGYHMHYAPSARGVPSAPIVDREYGYVIAPMRRGLRLTTGVEIARRRVPPTGVQLERAERVARPVFGFGERLDPQPWLGFRPCTPDMRPVIGPAPAHRGLWFAFGHNHHGLTLGPVTGRLLAEMMTGEAPFTDPAPYRADRF
- a CDS encoding amidase family protein, translating into MRSALALAAEVRAGRIGAESLVQAALADIAARDGAIHACAQTFDERALRDARRIDRCVRDGLDPGPLAGVPFLVKWNFDVAGYTTVAGSPARAALPAAAADAAMVARLCAAGAVPVGATHMDELACGATGVNPHYGSVRLPADPTRMTGGSSSGSAAAVAAGYVPLALGSDTNGSIRAPAALCGVWGFRPSDGRLSRDGCLPYADSLDTVGGFANDIDDLAALYDAMLSDAVTLHAQRIGAPGAPLRVAVLAGDFERHADADAQRAVRRAAACLRASDSIPVGRDEVARVRDAAVVISNVELARAHRGLLDAPAPLVSERLRSRIAAGLATPETIHLEAIACRAAWRARLEALFAHHDVLIAAATPYAAPRFADATVDVNGEALEPAKTLGLLTQPISFAGLPVVSAPCFLPGELPVGVQLIGAPGSEAVCFDAARKFSAAWRNMRR
- a CDS encoding MFS transporter, encoding MTHSNGAASPRGMPSAADARAGAATPDVDALYARLSRRIIPLILVCYFFGYLDRVNVGFAKLQMVTDLHLSEAAYGVGAGLFFVGYLLLQVPAGWLVQRVGVKRCLAGSMLTWGVVSIATLATRDTVSFYALRFLLGVTEASFFPAVIAYFSVWFPSHRLSKVMALLFLAMPLGVIVGGPLSGWIMDATHGGLGLRGWQWMFLLEGLPAVALGLVLLVRVTERIDDATWLTDAEKRTVHAEMAQEAAGKRTQLGAALREPTLWILFATSFLYNVGNYGLVFWMPTMIKSLGDLSNLAVGLVSAIPYLAASVAMVANAQHSVRTGERRWHTALPVAIGGVALLASLGMHTHPVLAVACLTVGVAGIMSTLAMFWSLPSRILAGEAAAGGAGLVNIGAAVAGFVGPTLMGYAKGLTGSTEFGVALLAFTLFAAAALILSIPRRLMGRS
- a CDS encoding N-acyl-D-amino-acid deacylase family protein; its protein translation is MHFDVILRRGELIDGTGAARFDADLGVTGTRIAAIGDLSGATAAHTLDASGLVVAPGFIDSHTHDDAFVLTDPDVEPKVAQGVTTVIAGNCGISLAPLLAERDVPQPLDLLGAWQAFRFPSFRAYLDALDATPAAVNTAALVGHSTLRVRHMADLERAADAAEIAEMAADVREAMAAGAFGVSSGTFYPPAAAATTDELIDVCAPLRDTGGVFATHLRDETDAIIASLDEAFSIGRALDVRVVLSHHKVAGKANHGRSIETLAHIDAQRARQALCVDCHPYPATSTMLRADRIRQSSRVILAWSKPHPELAGRDFHDLLPLFGDSVDAAIDALRPAGAIYFVMDEADVERIMGHELTMVGSDGLPNDTRPHPRLWGTFPRVLGEFSRERGLFPLETAVRKMTGLTAEQFGIAERGRLAVGNYADLVVFDPARVIDRATFASPTLRPDGIEHVFVNGQAVLANGRHTGARPGRALRRPLSSRESS